The following nucleotide sequence is from Zingiber officinale cultivar Zhangliang chromosome 10A, Zo_v1.1, whole genome shotgun sequence.
TCTTCTGACATGATTCACACCAGTATCCAGAACCAACAGCTTCAATAACTTTCTTGTTGCAAGTAGGGCATGCTCGGTACCACATTGTCTGGTCAGGCTTAATGAAGCTTACGTAGACATTTATGCTGAAGAAGGCAGGCTGTTCACAAAGTAGGATGTAAGAACTAGAAAACACTACAATATCGCGCTATCTTTTTGTGTCAATGCATAAATTTATACCTTATCTTGACCTAGACTTTGGTTCTCAGTTATATGAGTAAGGAAAACTCTATCAGTATGCATTGACCTCAATCCATTTTTGGTGGAAGAGACCAAGCTTGATCCAACAGATGCCATTGGAGTTCCTTTTCCTTTTGAATCATACCTGCAAGGTAATAGGAaggaaaatatattagaataGTTGAAAATGGGTAAGAAATTTGTTAAAGGTGTTTTGACAGTTGCCAATCTCACCAAGACTTCAACTTCTTTGATTCAGGAAAATCTGGGTTTATTATCATTGTGCTTTTACTTAAAGTTGACAAAGATATACCTACAAGATGAACAAAAAAATATCCATCAGTAACATGCAGACATGCTTTAAGACGATTCCTATGGAAAATTGGTGGTGAACATTTTATACCACCTTGAAAATCTCCTACTCGAAGGCATTTTATGGCTACAACTGGTGAGGTATGAACCATATCTAGCAAGTCCTGCCCAACATCTGTGGCAAGTTCATTCCACAAGGAGACAGTAACGGTTTTGTTCCTGTAGCATAAACAATTACAAATTAAATCACATAGTTAATCTATGTTTAATCATTGAAACAGAGAAGATCAATTTATGCATAGTGATAATCCCCCCCCCTCAAAAAAAAGTGTCCAAAACAGCTTACGAATCATCTGCAATAGTAAGATCTCGCTTTGGAATCATTTCATTGTTGCTTTTCCTCCGGATACTCAAAGTTGATGAAACATTCTGAACAACACCTATCAAATCTGCACACCAAATAGAAAAATTGAGGAAAGCCTCAAAATTCTATTAATTTGAATCCAAATTAGTAAGAATGGTCTTTACCTATGAGCTCCCTCCCATTCACATACGACCCTAATTGATCAATCTTGACAAAATTATACTTGATTTCAGGGACAAAAACTTCCCCTTCTGCCTCTTCAACAATGGAGTTCTCATTTAGATTCATCTCATAATCATTTTTTACAGTTGTGAACTGCCTGTTTGCAACTCTGAGATACCCTTTTGATATGAAATATACTTTTCCCAACTCAAACCTAGGATAAAACTTAGTTGCAGCTTCATTAAACATTGTAGCTTGAATTTGAGTGCCCTGATCAGAAGTTAGCAAAGCTAATCAGCAGGATTACATCTTGTCAGAAATCAAGGGTAGGAGGACAAGTTGATACAATTAGATAAAGGAACACTTACATCTTCATCTGTCAATTCTACATTAAAAACCTGGCCTTCTCCTTTTGCATTCCTGTATGATCTCAAACTCCCTTTATTTGTGAGTCGAACCTTAATGGTCCAATTTCCTAGATAAGGATTCAAGGAAGCTAGAGAATGGACTCTTCTTGATATAGCAAGACGAGCAGCAGGAGCAACACTGCAGAACATAGCAATTATTATTTTAAGGAaaacaaaataaattagaaaaggagaaacAGAATGAAGAAGACATACAATAATAAGCAGGCTCTTCACATATAAAATACCCATAATATGACTGAAACTGGAATTGCATAATTGAATTGATGGCAAATACAAGAAAGGCCACTTACTTTCCATGCTGTTCGTGCACAATCTGGGCAGCAGATTTTGACACCATAGGTTGCTTAGATTTTAATGTTACCATAGGTGCCTCTATTTTCACAGCATTGTTAACAAACTCCTCTTGCTTAGATTCTAAACTCATATCAGGCTTTTCTTTCTTTACATCATTTTGAATTTCCAATTCAAGAGAAGGAGAAACTACTTCACACTTTGTCACTATCAAAGCCCTGAAAGAAGATGAATCAGTGTAAATGCTTTGGCATCAGAGCAAACGAAGATTCAAAGAGTCAAAGTCATGATCACTATGCATTTACTTTTCAGACTGATTAGGAATGGAGTTGCAAGTATAATCCAGAATACGGATTAGACCTAGGTTTTGTAATTTTCCAGATTGAATTTCTGTAGACAAATAAGTTGGAAGCATCCCTTTAAGCTTCATCTCCCCATCACTGGCCTTAAACCTGTTATCAAATATAACATCAACTTCTAAAATTAACACTTTTCTCAAGTCAAATATAAGAAAATCAGCAGTAGATTCAGCAAGCTATATGCTCTATTAAAATTTATCATAATACTAT
It contains:
- the LOC122027371 gene encoding replication protein A 70 kDa DNA-binding subunit B-like isoform X1, translated to MARSVTSGAISMLLSNPSPDSPTDLPEIIVQVVDLKPIGSSSTRFTFKASDGEMKLKGMLPTYLSTEIQSGKLQNLGLIRILDYTCNSIPNQSEKALIVTKCEVVSPSLELEIQNDVKKEKPDMSLESKQEEFVNNAVKIEAPMVTLKSKQPMVSKSAAQIVHEQHGNVAPAARLAISRRVHSLASLNPYLGNWTIKVRLTNKGSLRSYRNAKGEGQVFNVELTDEDGTQIQATMFNEAATKFYPRFELGKVYFISKGYLRVANRQFTTVKNDYEMNLNENSIVEEAEGEVFVPEIKYNFVKIDQLGSYVNGRELIDLIGVVQNVSSTLSIRRKSNNEMIPKRDLTIADDSNKTVTVSLWNELATDVGQDLLDMVHTSPVVAIKCLRVGDFQGISLSTLSKSTMIINPDFPESKKLKSWYDSKGKGTPMASVGSSLVSSTKNGLRSMHTDRVFLTHITENQSLGQDKPAFFSINVYVSFIKPDQTMWYRACPTCNKKVIEAVGSGYWCESCQKNDEESSLRYIMVVKVTDASGEAWLSVFNEQAEKILGCSADELNRIKTEEGDEKYQLKLKEATWVPHLFRVSVVHTEYMHEKRQRITVRAQAPMDCLAESKYLLEEIEKMSVC
- the LOC122027371 gene encoding replication protein A 70 kDa DNA-binding subunit B-like isoform X2 encodes the protein MSLESKQEEFVNNAVKIEAPMVTLKSKQPMVSKSAAQIVHEQHGNVAPAARLAISRRVHSLASLNPYLGNWTIKVRLTNKGSLRSYRNAKGEGQVFNVELTDEDGTQIQATMFNEAATKFYPRFELGKVYFISKGYLRVANRQFTTVKNDYEMNLNENSIVEEAEGEVFVPEIKYNFVKIDQLGSYVNGRELIDLIGVVQNVSSTLSIRRKSNNEMIPKRDLTIADDSNKTVTVSLWNELATDVGQDLLDMVHTSPVVAIKCLRVGDFQGISLSTLSKSTMIINPDFPESKKLKSWYDSKGKGTPMASVGSSLVSSTKNGLRSMHTDRVFLTHITENQSLGQDKPAFFSINVYVSFIKPDQTMWYRACPTCNKKVIEAVGSGYWCESCQKNDEESSLRYIMVVKVTDASGEAWLSVFNEQAEKILGCSADELNRIKTEEGDEKYQLKLKEATWVPHLFRVSVVHTEYMHEKRQRITVRAQAPMDCLAESKYLLEEIEKMSVC